A genomic window from Nicotiana sylvestris chromosome 11, ASM39365v2, whole genome shotgun sequence includes:
- the LOC104227114 gene encoding MLO-like protein 6 — MAGGGGGGGGGRSLEQTPTWAVAVVCFALVAISIVIEFIIHLIGKWLKSKHKNALYEALEKIKSELMLLGFISLLLTVGQDPISNICVSEKIASTWHPCSKQKEAEKYNVPVEAEGHRRRLLTAADDGGVRRILAAVGTDKCADKGKVAFVSADGIHQLHIFIFVLAIFHVFYCITTLALGRAKMSRWKAWEKETRTAEYQFAHDPERFRFARDTSFGRRHLSFWTKNPVLLWIVCFFRQFVRSVPKVDYLTLRHGFIMAHLAPQSHVKFDFQKYIKRSLEEDFKVVVGISPPIWFLAVLFLLFNTHGWYSYLWLPFIPLFVILLVGTKLQVIITKMGLRIQERGEVVKGVPVVQPGDDLFWFNRPRLLLYLINFVLFQNAFQLAFFAWTWYEFGLKSCFHDHTEDIVIRMTMGVLIQILCSYVTLPLYALVTQMGSSMKSTIFNERVATALKNWHHTAKKHVKEINKHSNTVTPMSSRPTTPSHGMSPVHLLRGNHWRSEMDDSPRRSNYNVDHWDNEGSPSPTRFNQAREGSPSPTRFNQGRDGLSSYFMHQTQISHDHLHHDSELGHEPSSFQVVPLQQTARDQHEINIANPTDEFSFDKRATSL, encoded by the exons ATGGcgggaggaggaggaggaggaggaggaggaagatcATTGGAACAAACACCAACGTGGGCTGTTGCTGTAGTTTGTTTTGCGTTGGTTGCCATTTCTATTGTAATTGAGTTCATCATCCATCTTATTGGCAAG TGGTTGAAGTCTAAACACAAAAATGCATTATATGAAGCACTTGAGAAGATCAAATCAG aGCTTATGCTACTAGGATTTATATCCCTACTGTTAACAGTAGGGCAAGATCCAATTTCAAATATATGTGTATCTGAGAAGATTGCAAGTACATGGCATCCATGTAGTAAGCAAAAAGAAGCTGAAAAGTACAACGTGCCTGTAGAGGCTGAGGGTCATCGCCGGCGACTTCTTACGGCGGCTGACGACGGTGGAGTTCGGCGAATTTTGGCGGCTGTCGGAACTGACAAATGCGCTGACAAG GGAAAAGTAGCATTTGTGTCTGCTGATGGTATTCATCAATTACATATCTTCATTTTTGTGCTGGCTATTTTTCATGTATTCTACTGTATTACCACATTGGCTTTGGGAAGAGCTAAG ATGAGTCGATGGAAGGCATGGGAAAAGGAAACAAGAACAGCTGAATACCAATTTGCTCATG ATCCTGAGCGATTCCGCTTTGCTAGAGACACGTCATTTGGAAGAAGACACTTGAGTTTTTGGACTAAAAACCCAGTTCTTCTTTGGATT GTTTGTTTCTTCAGACAATTTGTAAGATCTGTCCCTAAAGTTGACTACTTGACCCTACGACATGGTTTTATCATG GCGCATTTGGCACCTCAGAGCCACGTAAAGTTTGATTTCCAAAAGTATATCAAGAGGTCACTTGAAGAGGACTTCAAAGTTGTCGTTGGCATCAG TCCCCCAATTTGGTTCCTTGCTGTGCTGTTCCTACTCTTTAATACTCATG GCTGGTATTCTTATCTGTGGCTACCGTTCATTCCGTTATTT GTGATATTGCTAGTAGGGACGAAGCTACAAGTAATCATAACAAAAATGGGACTAAGAATTCAAGAAAGAGGGGAAGTAGTGAAGGGTGTCCCTGTAGTTCAACCTGGGGATGACCTCTTTTGGTTTAATCGTCCTCGTCTCCTTCTTTATCTCATTAATTTTGTCCTTTTTCAG AATGCTTTTCAGTTGGCCTTCTTTGCTTGGACTTGG TATGAATTCGGGTTAAAATCTTGTTTCCACGACCATACTGAGGATATCGTCATTAGAATGACAATGGG GGTTCTTATTCAGATTCTCTGCAGCTATGTCACCCTTCCGCTATATGCCCTCGTGACACAG ATGGGATCATCAATGAAGTCAACCATCTTCAACGAAAGAGTGGCAACAGCATTGAAAAACTGGCACCACACTGCCAAAAAGCACGTCAAAGAGATCAACAAGCATTCCAATACAGTAACCCCAATGTCAAGCAGGCCAACTACGCCTTCTCACGGCATGTCACCTGTCCATCTCCTCCGTGGAAACCACTGGAGGAGCGAAATGGACGACAGTCCTCGAAGATCAAATTACAATGTTGACCATTGGGACAACGAGGGCTCGCCATCTCCCACCCGATTCAACCAGGCTAGGGAGGGCTCGCCATCTCCCACCCGGTTCAACCAGGGTAGGGATGGCTTGTCCTCATACTTCATGCATCAAACTCAAATTAGTCATGATCACTTGCATCATGACTCGGAATTAGGTCATGAGCCTAGTTCGTTTCAAGTGGTTCCTTTACAACAAACGGCTCGTGACCAACATGAGATCAATATTGCCAATCCAACTGACGAATTTTCGTTTGATAAAAGAGCCACTAGTCTTTAA